One part of the Segnochrobactrum spirostomi genome encodes these proteins:
- the fhcD gene encoding formylmethanofuran--tetrahydromethanopterin N-formyltransferase encodes MSDLNPSDLAPARAEPILLNGVVIDDDFAEAFDMAATAVIVTADTPEWAMQAAISTTGFATSVIACGCEAGIDRVVAPDDTPDGRPGVRILLFGFNAEICGQQIVTRVGQCVLTCPGTACFAGLDEGEAVKLGSALRYFGDGYQISKVIDGKRYWRIPVMDGEFLVEHETRVVTGAVGGGNLILLARSRAAARLAAETAIAAMKAVPDVIMPFPGGIVRSGSKVGSKYKALMASTNHFFCPTLKGAVEGSHLTPEVASVLEIVIDGLSFAAVQAAMRAGLHAAAGLGSAEGLVRIAAGNYGGQLGRHHFHLKDLV; translated from the coding sequence ATGTCGGACTTGAACCCCTCGGATCTCGCGCCGGCGCGGGCGGAGCCGATCCTCCTCAACGGGGTGGTGATCGACGACGATTTCGCCGAGGCCTTCGACATGGCTGCGACCGCCGTGATCGTGACGGCCGACACGCCGGAATGGGCGATGCAGGCGGCGATCTCGACCACCGGCTTCGCGACCTCCGTCATCGCCTGCGGCTGCGAGGCCGGCATCGACCGGGTCGTCGCGCCCGACGATACGCCGGACGGGCGGCCCGGCGTGCGCATCCTCCTGTTCGGCTTCAATGCGGAGATCTGCGGCCAGCAGATCGTCACCCGCGTCGGCCAGTGCGTGCTGACCTGCCCGGGCACCGCCTGCTTCGCCGGGCTCGACGAGGGCGAGGCGGTCAAGCTCGGCTCCGCGCTGCGTTATTTCGGCGACGGCTACCAGATCTCGAAGGTCATCGACGGCAAGCGCTATTGGCGCATTCCGGTGATGGACGGCGAGTTCCTGGTCGAGCACGAGACGCGGGTCGTCACCGGCGCCGTCGGCGGCGGCAACCTGATCCTGCTCGCCCGCTCCCGCGCCGCCGCCCGGCTCGCCGCCGAAACGGCGATCGCCGCGATGAAGGCGGTGCCGGATGTCATCATGCCCTTCCCGGGCGGCATCGTGCGCTCCGGCTCGAAGGTCGGGTCGAAATACAAGGCGCTGATGGCCTCGACCAACCATTTCTTCTGTCCGACGCTGAAGGGCGCGGTCGAGGGCTCGCACCTCACGCCGGAGGTCGCCTCGGTGCTCGAGATCGTCATCGACGGCCTGTCGTTCGCCGCGGTCCAGGCGGCGATGCGGGCGGGGCTCCACGCCGCCGCCGGGCTCGGGTCTGCCGAAGGGCTCGTGCGGATCGCCGCCGGCAATTATGGCGGCCAGCTCGGCCGTCACCATTTCCATCTGAAGGACCTCGTCTGA
- a CDS encoding formylmethanofuran dehydrogenase subunit A — protein MLIRLAGGRVVDPVNGRDAVGDVYIEDGRIVAAPPAGARVDETHDVSGRIVMAGAIDIHSHVAGGNVTLSRLLLPELHENTEAPAPGLPFTTARWSAAETGRLYARMGFTTVVEPAVPPSQALQSHLELADMPVIDKATLSVLGNEDFLLSMLRAGESEAAIADYVALMLSRTRALGLKVINAGGSAAFRENVRTFGFDDEVPHYGVSSRHIVKALQTAVTSLGVRHPLHVHCNNLGVPGTAIDTLVETIEAAEGLPLHLAHVQFYAYGTEGKRGFSSAVPRLVEALKRNPSVTIDVGQVMFGQTVTISADVLRQFAGRVAASPNKWILWDGDGNGAGVVPFAYNASSFVNALQWAIGLEIFLSVEDPWRVFFTTDHPNGAPFTTYPKLLHLLMSADERARYMAGLPKAAMKMTALPSLKREYSFAEIAIMTRAAPAKLLGLDDRGHLGPGALADIAVYDDREDRTAMFEAAHLVFKNGRLAVKDGELLSAEAGQAQVVAFDQDAGMVRRLDDYLASYFGADGSIYTVRDDVIGPADPFKVHPCRT, from the coding sequence ATGCTGATCCGTCTCGCAGGCGGCCGGGTCGTCGATCCCGTCAACGGGCGCGACGCGGTCGGGGACGTCTATATCGAGGACGGCCGCATCGTCGCCGCGCCGCCGGCCGGCGCGCGCGTCGACGAAACCCACGATGTCAGCGGGCGGATCGTGATGGCGGGCGCCATCGACATCCATTCCCACGTCGCCGGCGGCAACGTCACGCTGTCGCGCCTCCTGTTGCCCGAGCTGCACGAGAACACCGAGGCGCCGGCGCCGGGCCTGCCGTTCACCACCGCCCGCTGGTCGGCGGCCGAAACCGGCCGGCTCTACGCACGGATGGGCTTCACCACGGTCGTCGAGCCCGCGGTGCCGCCGAGCCAGGCGCTGCAATCGCACCTCGAACTCGCCGACATGCCGGTGATCGACAAGGCGACGCTGAGCGTGCTCGGCAACGAGGATTTCCTGCTCTCGATGCTGCGCGCCGGCGAGAGCGAGGCCGCCATCGCCGACTATGTCGCGCTGATGCTGTCGCGCACCCGCGCCCTCGGCCTCAAGGTCATCAATGCCGGCGGCTCGGCCGCCTTCCGCGAGAACGTGCGCACCTTCGGCTTCGACGACGAGGTGCCCCATTACGGCGTGAGCTCGCGGCACATCGTGAAGGCGCTCCAGACGGCGGTGACGAGCCTCGGAGTGCGCCATCCGCTCCACGTCCACTGCAACAATCTCGGCGTGCCGGGCACCGCGATCGACACCCTGGTCGAGACCATCGAGGCCGCCGAGGGGCTGCCGCTCCATCTGGCCCACGTCCAGTTCTACGCCTACGGCACCGAGGGCAAGCGCGGCTTCTCCTCCGCCGTGCCGCGGCTCGTCGAGGCGCTGAAGCGCAATCCGAGCGTCACGATCGACGTCGGCCAGGTGATGTTCGGCCAGACCGTGACGATCTCGGCCGACGTGCTGCGCCAGTTCGCCGGCCGCGTCGCGGCGAGCCCGAACAAGTGGATCTTGTGGGACGGCGACGGCAACGGGGCGGGCGTGGTGCCCTTCGCCTACAACGCATCGAGCTTTGTCAACGCGCTGCAATGGGCGATCGGCCTCGAGATCTTCCTCTCGGTCGAGGACCCGTGGCGCGTCTTCTTCACCACCGATCACCCGAACGGCGCGCCCTTCACGACCTACCCGAAGCTGCTCCATCTCCTGATGAGCGCGGACGAGCGGGCGCGCTACATGGCGGGTCTGCCCAAGGCGGCGATGAAGATGACGGCGCTGCCCTCGCTGAAGCGCGAATACAGCTTCGCCGAGATCGCGATCATGACGCGCGCGGCGCCGGCGAAGCTGCTCGGGCTCGACGACCGCGGGCATCTCGGCCCCGGCGCGCTCGCCGACATCGCCGTCTACGACGATCGCGAGGATCGCACGGCGATGTTCGAGGCGGCCCATCTGGTCTTCAAGAACGGCCGCCTCGCGGTGAAGGACGGCGAGCTCCTGAGCGCCGAGGCCGGCCAGGCGCAGGTCGTCGCGTTCGATCAGGATGCCGGCATGGTCCGCCGGCTCGACGATTATCTCGCGAGCTATTTCGGGGCCGACGGCTCGATCTACACGGTCCGGGACGACGTCATCGGCCCGGCCGATCCCTTCAAGGTGCATCCATGTCGGACTTGA
- a CDS encoding formylmethanofuran dehydrogenase, with protein MSAFVGGEGVSLDQAAKAAAVLLEGARFPVVAGLGTCVEGARAALRLASDLRGAYDHMESTALARASAVLATTGLVTVTPAEARQRADVVVLIAPQAGDVAWLGAVFGPGPSTLRGDTPTRRLLIVGGDHHAVAAVSTDGAAIEHIPLAADDVGPWLLALRARIDGRLVAARAFGEGGLAKIDAAAATLRAARYGVVVGNAAHLGDLTLEAAAGLVADLNLTTRFAALPLPAADDGSGVLQVSGWTTGFPPRTGLRQGFPVHDSWAFEAKRLVESGEADAALWISALSDRAPDWEADVPLVALVRPGAALAKEPAVRIEVAEPGVEHPAALFDPLAAALVAVGEGRPARPTVAEAIAAIRAALTAQEAVSC; from the coding sequence ATGAGTGCGTTCGTCGGCGGCGAGGGGGTATCCCTCGATCAGGCGGCGAAAGCCGCGGCGGTGCTGCTCGAAGGCGCGCGCTTCCCGGTCGTGGCGGGCCTCGGAACCTGTGTCGAGGGCGCGCGGGCCGCGCTGCGCCTCGCGAGCGATCTGCGCGGCGCCTACGACCACATGGAGAGCACGGCGCTCGCCCGCGCGTCGGCGGTGCTCGCGACGACCGGCCTCGTGACCGTCACCCCCGCCGAGGCGCGCCAGCGTGCCGACGTGGTGGTGCTGATCGCTCCGCAGGCCGGCGACGTCGCCTGGCTCGGCGCGGTGTTCGGCCCCGGCCCGTCCACCCTCCGCGGCGACACTCCGACGCGCCGTCTCCTCATCGTCGGCGGCGACCATCATGCCGTCGCCGCGGTCTCCACCGACGGGGCGGCGATCGAACACATCCCCCTCGCGGCCGACGATGTCGGCCCCTGGCTGCTCGCGCTGCGCGCCCGGATCGACGGGCGTCTCGTCGCCGCGCGGGCCTTCGGCGAGGGTGGGCTTGCGAAGATCGATGCCGCCGCGGCGACGCTGCGTGCGGCGCGGTACGGAGTCGTGGTCGGCAACGCGGCGCACCTCGGCGACCTGACCCTCGAGGCGGCCGCCGGCCTCGTCGCTGACCTCAACCTGACCACGCGCTTTGCCGCTCTGCCGCTTCCGGCGGCCGACGACGGCAGCGGTGTTCTGCAGGTGTCCGGCTGGACCACGGGCTTTCCGCCGCGGACCGGGCTGCGCCAGGGCTTCCCGGTGCACGATTCCTGGGCCTTCGAGGCGAAGCGCCTCGTCGAGAGCGGCGAGGCGGACGCGGCGCTGTGGATTTCCGCCTTGTCGGACCGCGCGCCGGACTGGGAGGCCGACGTGCCCCTGGTCGCGCTGGTCCGTCCCGGCGCGGCGCTGGCGAAGGAGCCGGCGGTGCGCATCGAGGTCGCCGAGCCCGGGGTCGAGCATCCCGCCGCCCTGTTCGATCCGCTCGCCGCCGCGCTCGTCGCGGTGGGCGAGGGCCGCCCCGCGCGGCCGACGGTCGCCGAGGCCATCGCGGCGATCCGTGCCGCCCTGACGGCGCAGGAGGCCGTATCATGCTGA
- a CDS encoding 4a-hydroxytetrahydrobiopterin dehydratase — MTAAPRDRALEDAEIERRLAVELPAWDYADGWIRRTYKTYGWKGTLMVINTIGHLAEAAWHHPDITASYAWVEVRLMTHSAKGITEKDFALARKIEDVVSWQPGADGGALEGTPQDQRFGYIKYDR, encoded by the coding sequence ATGACAGCAGCGCCCCGTGACCGCGCCTTAGAGGACGCGGAGATCGAACGCCGCCTCGCGGTCGAACTGCCCGCCTGGGACTATGCCGACGGCTGGATCCGGCGCACCTACAAGACCTATGGGTGGAAGGGCACCCTGATGGTGATCAACACGATCGGTCATCTCGCCGAAGCGGCGTGGCACCATCCGGACATCACGGCCTCCTATGCCTGGGTCGAGGTGAGGCTGATGACCCATTCGGCCAAGGGGATCACCGAGAAGGACTTCGCGCTCGCCCGCAAGATCGAGGACGTGGTCTCCTGGCAGCCCGGCGCGGATGGCGGCGCGCTCGAGGGCACGCCCCAGGACCAGCGCTTCGGCTACATCAAGTACGACCGGTAA
- a CDS encoding beta-ribofuranosylaminobenzene 5'-phosphate synthase family protein — translation MTPPDPPETLPATASRPARAEVAAPARLHFGFLDLNYGLGRKFVGLGMAVSGPVTRIVLERAARTEAVGPDSDRARHHLESLIARHGASSAFRLVVEEALPAHCGLGSGTQLALAVASAFAALEQPGLTPEAIARSLGRAERSAIGIASFLSGGVILDGGRGPATEVPPVLSRLPFPPAWRVILIFDHGLEGVHGEAERQAFATLPPFPPEVSAELCRLVLVRALPALAEADFVGFASVIGTLQGRVGDHFAPAQGGGRFASPMVTEVLGILAAEGLEGIGQTSWGPTGFALVPDADSAERLAHALRARFKERSALEIRVVAGRNTGATIRAA, via the coding sequence ATGACGCCCCCCGACCCGCCGGAGACGCTCCCTGCGACGGCCTCCCGGCCGGCCCGCGCCGAGGTCGCGGCACCGGCGCGCCTGCATTTCGGCTTCCTCGACCTCAATTATGGCCTCGGCCGGAAGTTCGTCGGGCTCGGCATGGCGGTCTCGGGTCCCGTGACCCGCATCGTGCTCGAACGCGCCGCCCGCACCGAGGCGGTCGGCCCCGACAGCGACCGCGCGCGCCATCATCTCGAATCGTTGATCGCACGCCACGGCGCGAGCTCGGCCTTCCGCCTCGTCGTCGAAGAGGCCCTGCCCGCCCATTGCGGCCTCGGCTCCGGCACCCAGCTCGCCCTCGCGGTGGCGAGCGCCTTCGCGGCCCTGGAGCAGCCCGGCCTCACGCCCGAGGCGATCGCCCGCAGCCTGGGCCGCGCCGAGCGCTCGGCGATCGGCATCGCCTCGTTCCTGTCGGGCGGCGTCATTCTCGACGGCGGACGCGGCCCGGCGACCGAGGTGCCGCCGGTGCTCTCCCGCCTGCCCTTCCCGCCGGCGTGGCGCGTGATCCTCATCTTCGACCACGGCCTCGAAGGGGTGCACGGCGAGGCCGAGCGGCAGGCGTTCGCGACGCTGCCGCCGTTCCCGCCCGAGGTCAGCGCCGAGCTCTGCCGGCTCGTCCTGGTACGGGCGCTGCCGGCGCTCGCCGAGGCCGATTTCGTCGGATTCGCCTCGGTGATCGGCACCTTGCAGGGCCGCGTCGGCGATCATTTCGCCCCGGCCCAGGGCGGCGGACGGTTCGCGAGCCCGATGGTGACGGAGGTGCTCGGCATCCTCGCGGCCGAGGGCCTCGAGGGGATCGGTCAGACCTCCTGGGGACCGACCGGCTTTGCCCTCGTGCCCGATGCCGACAGCGCCGAGCGGCTCGCCCACGCGCTCCGGGCCCGCTTCAAGGAGCGTTCCGCGCTCGAGATCCGTGTGGTCGCCGGCCGCAACACGGGCGCCACCATCCGCGCCGCCTGA
- a CDS encoding NAD(P)-dependent methylenetetrahydromethanopterin dehydrogenase, producing MVADPHILHMVTPLKHMSPFDVNMALDAGYDAAIPYTQVTLAETQGLVQDAIFSRAPHMGVRTGLFIAGKNATLALDMLQTARESLVPPFELSIFADPAGSFTTAAAMVAVVEKVLAKEFSRDWMGTSVAIFGATGVVGFSAAVIAALEGASVTLVGHDGVTRVQAAADEIAARFGVKVLAADGSSEERKAAIASETEVVFSAAAAGVQVLSADMVRASDDLLVAADVNAVPPAGIEGLGIADNGVPIDGTNVLGVGPLAIGDIKYKTQAGLFRRMIEAEAVVAFDFRDAFALARTLVA from the coding sequence ATGGTTGCCGATCCCCACATCCTGCACATGGTGACGCCGCTCAAGCACATGAGCCCGTTCGACGTGAACATGGCGCTCGATGCCGGCTATGACGCGGCGATCCCCTACACCCAGGTCACGCTCGCCGAGACCCAGGGCCTCGTTCAGGACGCGATCTTCTCCCGCGCGCCGCACATGGGGGTGCGGACCGGCCTCTTCATCGCCGGCAAGAACGCCACCCTCGCCCTCGACATGCTGCAGACGGCGCGGGAATCCCTCGTGCCGCCGTTCGAGCTCTCGATCTTCGCCGACCCGGCCGGCTCGTTCACCACCGCCGCGGCGATGGTGGCGGTCGTCGAGAAGGTGCTCGCCAAGGAATTCTCGCGGGATTGGATGGGCACCTCCGTCGCGATCTTCGGCGCGACCGGCGTGGTCGGCTTCTCGGCCGCGGTCATCGCCGCCCTCGAAGGCGCGAGCGTAACGCTTGTCGGCCACGACGGCGTGACCCGCGTGCAGGCCGCCGCCGACGAGATCGCCGCGCGCTTCGGCGTCAAGGTGCTCGCCGCCGACGGCAGCAGCGAGGAGCGCAAGGCGGCGATCGCCTCGGAAACCGAGGTGGTGTTCAGCGCCGCGGCCGCCGGCGTTCAGGTGCTGTCGGCCGACATGGTGCGCGCCTCCGACGATCTCCTCGTCGCCGCCGACGTCAACGCCGTGCCGCCGGCCGGCATCGAAGGTCTCGGCATCGCCGACAACGGCGTCCCGATCGACGGCACCAACGTGCTCGGCGTCGGCCCGCTCGCCATCGGCGACATCAAGTATAAGACACAGGCGGGCCTGTTCCGCCGCATGATCGAGGCGGAGGCGGTGGTCGCCTTCGATTTCCGCGATGCCTTCGCCCTCGCCCGCACGCTCGTCGCCTGA
- the mch gene encoding methenyltetrahydromethanopterin cyclohydrolase gives MSVPLQHDRPVPSVSRGAAPLVEALVRDAELLRLSVSRGALGERLVDAGAKCLGSIEAGLKIAEICLGGLGRVTLSSNSGLPNWPFAVEVRTSDPVIACLGSQYAGWSLSHSEGETNYFVLGSGPGRAVAAVEELYGELGFRDTTDETVLVLEADAPPPAPLVAHIAEQLGLAPERITFIYAPTWSLAGGTQVVARVLEVALHKAHTLHFPLEHIVDGLAVAPLSPPVPDFVSAMGRTNDAIIYGGRVQLFVKGPDEEAQSLARRLPSHHSSDHGEPFADIFKRFGGDFYKIDPMLFSPAAVIVTNVETGRTFRAGALYPDLIDASFA, from the coding sequence ATGTCCGTCCCCCTCCAACACGATCGCCCCGTCCCGAGCGTTAGCCGCGGCGCCGCGCCGCTCGTGGAAGCCCTGGTCCGCGACGCCGAGCTCCTGCGCCTCAGCGTGTCGCGCGGCGCGCTCGGCGAGCGTCTTGTCGATGCCGGCGCGAAATGCCTCGGCTCCATCGAAGCGGGCCTGAAGATCGCCGAGATCTGCCTCGGCGGGCTCGGCAGGGTGACCCTCTCAAGCAATTCCGGGCTGCCGAATTGGCCGTTCGCGGTCGAGGTGCGCACCAGCGATCCGGTCATCGCCTGCCTCGGCAGCCAATATGCCGGCTGGAGCCTGTCCCATTCGGAGGGCGAAACGAACTATTTCGTGCTCGGCTCCGGTCCCGGCCGGGCGGTCGCGGCGGTCGAGGAGCTCTATGGCGAGCTCGGCTTCCGCGACACCACGGATGAAACCGTGCTGGTGCTCGAGGCCGACGCGCCGCCGCCCGCGCCCCTCGTCGCCCACATCGCCGAGCAGCTCGGCCTCGCGCCCGAGCGCATCACCTTCATCTATGCCCCGACCTGGAGCCTCGCCGGCGGCACCCAGGTCGTCGCCCGCGTGCTGGAGGTGGCGCTCCACAAGGCGCACACGCTGCACTTCCCGCTCGAGCACATCGTGGATGGCCTCGCGGTCGCCCCGCTCTCCCCGCCGGTGCCGGACTTCGTCTCGGCGATGGGGCGCACCAATGACGCCATCATCTATGGCGGGCGCGTGCAGCTCTTCGTCAAAGGTCCAGACGAGGAGGCGCAGTCCCTCGCCCGCCGCCTGCCGAGCCACCATTCGAGCGATCACGGCGAGCCGTTCGCCGACATCTTCAAGCGCTTCGGCGGCGACTTCTACAAGATCGACCCGATGCTGTTCTCGCCCGCCGCGGTGATCGTGACGAATGTCGAAACCGGCCGCACCTTCCGCGCCGGCGCCCTCTATCCGGACCTCATCGATGCGAGCTTCGCCTGA
- a CDS encoding ATP-grasp domain-containing protein — MRVALFIDGADWHAQRLQAALTAAGAEVTRASLSRCRFATNHPAGIAVHGFGDDLPDAVFVRTVAAGSFEAVTLRLGVLHALTRRGVPIWNSAAAIEACVDKAQTTYRLAAAGLPTPDTWALESRKEAAAIVAAETADGRPLVLKPLFGSQGRALKLVASPDDLPSANEVSGVFYLQRFEGSDPRAPGDASAWRDHRVLVSGGRALAGMIREGETWITNIRQGGQAIAWEPDAEARRLAEAAAAACGADYAGVDLIRTRDGGWSILEVNSMPAWSGLQSVVEMDLTAAIAGDFLAAVRRAKGLRPQAVGA; from the coding sequence CTGCGCGTCGCGCTCTTCATCGACGGGGCGGATTGGCACGCCCAGCGCCTCCAGGCAGCGCTCACCGCCGCTGGCGCCGAGGTCACGCGCGCCTCGCTGTCGCGCTGCCGCTTCGCCACGAACCACCCGGCGGGCATCGCGGTCCACGGCTTCGGCGACGATCTGCCGGACGCCGTGTTCGTGCGCACCGTCGCCGCCGGCAGCTTCGAGGCGGTGACGCTGCGGCTCGGGGTGCTGCACGCCCTCACCCGCCGCGGGGTGCCGATCTGGAACAGCGCCGCGGCGATCGAAGCCTGCGTGGATAAGGCGCAGACGACCTACCGCCTCGCCGCCGCCGGCCTGCCGACCCCCGACACCTGGGCGCTCGAATCCCGCAAGGAGGCCGCCGCCATCGTCGCCGCGGAGACGGCAGACGGACGGCCGCTCGTGCTGAAGCCGCTGTTCGGCTCGCAAGGCCGCGCCCTCAAGCTCGTCGCCTCGCCCGACGACCTGCCGAGCGCCAACGAGGTCTCCGGCGTGTTCTATCTCCAGCGCTTCGAGGGGAGCGATCCCCGCGCGCCCGGCGACGCGTCGGCCTGGCGCGACCACCGTGTGCTCGTCTCCGGCGGCCGCGCCCTCGCCGGCATGATCCGCGAAGGCGAGACCTGGATTACCAACATCCGCCAGGGTGGACAGGCCATCGCCTGGGAACCCGATGCCGAGGCGCGACGGCTCGCCGAAGCCGCGGCAGCCGCCTGCGGCGCCGATTATGCAGGAGTGGACCTGATCCGCACCCGCGACGGAGGCTGGTCGATCCTCGAGGTCAATTCGATGCCGGCCTGGTCCGGGCTCCAGAGCGTCGTCGAGATGGATCTCACCGCGGCCATCGCCGGCGATTTCCTCGCGGCCGTGCGGCGCGCGAAGGGTTTGCGGCCCCAGGCGGTCGGCGCGTGA
- a CDS encoding triphosphoribosyl-dephospho-CoA synthase, with translation MSPAASSVWIADAFRAACRDELAALKPGNVHRHADGHRMTIADFEASADAAAPAIAESGARVGLRILAAVEATFAAVGTNTNLGIVLLAAPLAVAAERGPPGSLRDTLPAVLSGLDRRDAALAFRAIARANPAGLGRTSAHDVHDEPAITLLAAMEAAAERDRIAQQYASRYEDIFATGLPALAAALGPLRPWEVALDPATQATLEAATTAVHMAFLTAFPDSHIARKHGIEAAAVVQREAARLVAEGRDADHAALLAFDASLKARGLNPGTTADLTVTTLFAARLGAI, from the coding sequence GTGAGCCCGGCCGCCTCCTCGGTCTGGATCGCCGACGCCTTCCGCGCCGCCTGCCGCGACGAACTCGCCGCGCTGAAGCCCGGCAACGTCCACCGCCATGCCGACGGCCACCGCATGACGATCGCCGATTTCGAGGCGAGCGCCGACGCCGCGGCCCCGGCGATCGCGGAATCGGGCGCGCGCGTCGGGCTGCGGATCCTCGCCGCCGTCGAGGCGACCTTCGCGGCGGTCGGCACCAACACCAATCTCGGCATCGTGCTGCTCGCCGCCCCGCTCGCGGTCGCCGCCGAGCGCGGACCGCCCGGTTCGCTTCGGGACACGCTCCCCGCCGTCCTGTCGGGGCTCGACCGCCGCGACGCGGCGCTGGCCTTCCGCGCCATCGCCCGCGCCAATCCGGCCGGCCTCGGACGCACGTCGGCCCACGACGTCCACGACGAGCCGGCGATCACCCTCCTTGCCGCCATGGAGGCCGCCGCGGAGCGCGACCGCATCGCCCAGCAATATGCGAGCCGCTACGAGGACATCTTCGCGACCGGCCTGCCCGCCCTCGCCGCCGCCCTCGGCCCGCTGCGGCCGTGGGAAGTTGCACTCGACCCGGCCACCCAGGCTACCCTCGAAGCGGCGACGACGGCGGTGCACATGGCCTTCCTGACCGCCTTCCCCGACAGCCACATCGCCCGCAAGCACGGGATCGAGGCGGCGGCGGTCGTGCAGCGGGAAGCGGCGAGGCTCGTCGCGGAGGGCCGCGACGCGGACCACGCGGCTCTACTCGCTTTCGACGCCTCGCTGAAAGCCCGCGGCCTCAATCCGGGCACGACGGCGGACCTGACCGTCACGACGCTGTTCGCGGCACGGCTCGGCGCGATCTGA
- the lipB gene encoding lipoyl(octanoyl) transferase LipB: MAARDEIETRFLPAAGSPPVEWAISEGFTDYPAALAVMEARAAAIAAGEAAERVWLVEHPPLYTAGTSAKAADLTDPQRFPVFEAGRGGQYTYHGPGQRVAYVMLDLGRRRRDLRVFIASLEAWLIDTLWQFHVRGERREDRVGVWVRRPDKGVDAEEKIAAIGIRVRRWVSFHGISLNVEPDLSHFGGIVPCGVADHGVTSLVDLGLPVTMPEVDSVLRASFERIFGETVAVPA; the protein is encoded by the coding sequence ATGGCGGCGAGAGACGAGATCGAGACGCGGTTCCTGCCCGCGGCCGGCTCGCCGCCCGTCGAGTGGGCGATCTCCGAGGGCTTCACCGATTATCCCGCCGCGCTCGCCGTCATGGAGGCGCGGGCCGCCGCGATCGCCGCTGGCGAGGCCGCGGAGCGGGTCTGGCTGGTCGAGCATCCGCCGCTCTACACGGCGGGCACCAGCGCCAAGGCCGCCGATCTCACCGATCCGCAGCGCTTTCCCGTCTTCGAGGCCGGCCGCGGGGGCCAATACACCTATCACGGGCCGGGTCAGCGCGTGGCCTATGTCATGCTCGATCTCGGCCGGCGCCGGCGCGACCTTCGGGTCTTCATCGCGTCGCTCGAGGCCTGGCTGATCGATACGCTGTGGCAATTCCACGTGCGCGGCGAGCGGCGCGAGGATCGCGTCGGCGTCTGGGTGCGCCGGCCGGACAAGGGCGTGGACGCCGAGGAGAAGATCGCTGCGATCGGCATCCGCGTGCGCCGCTGGGTGAGCTTCCACGGCATCTCGCTGAACGTCGAGCCGGACCTCTCGCATTTCGGCGGCATCGTGCCGTGTGGGGTCGCCGACCACGGCGTCACCAGCCTCGTCGATCTCGGTTTGCCGGTGACGATGCCCGAAGTCGATTCCGTGCTGCGGGCCTCGTTCGAGCGGATTTTCGGCGAAACCGTCGCCGTGCCGGCCTGA